A section of the Methanococcus vannielii SB genome encodes:
- a CDS encoding 4Fe-4S binding protein, with protein MIVTNIKNCRSYENCEKCPNTDISKCMEACPTGAIKLLDGKAFSCITCGTCEKECPTGAIKKNEYGGYYVNRKKCTGCGICKNVCPINIIEIKETENKKSYPDGICVMCGLCTTACPYDARIYFDPSKLKNSKNKMLMERYSAIFKLMGKTYEFKVPKTDVTIKNPAERTIRKSININHNECNECGKCIYLCPKNTIIEGKMVDACTRCNLCSDACPVNAIEFGKVNENCVLCGNCILKCPKDVLKIENFKISKTKEEMAIKPVKHCINCGLCVDKCPTGALRFNAGKILYDPNTCILCNLCVKECPKKVRINKGDHIDGACVLCEICINNCPNNAIVVKEVSKFTKIDKKECIACGTCSKVCPNNAIVVKINSLNMNGNPVHSEVIFNENCVMCENCAIHCPRDVIENTTGYKKIVDIENSYIRADFDYCVKCGLCNIICPNDAVDKGEVDTKKCEYCSACVNICPTHALHIYRTWNEKID; from the coding sequence ATGATTGTAACGAATATTAAAAATTGCAGGAGCTATGAAAATTGCGAAAAATGTCCAAATACGGATATTTCAAAATGCATGGAGGCATGTCCAACAGGTGCCATAAAATTGCTTGATGGAAAGGCATTTTCATGTATTACCTGTGGAACTTGCGAAAAAGAGTGTCCAACAGGTGCCATAAAAAAGAATGAATATGGCGGATACTACGTTAACAGGAAAAAATGTACTGGTTGCGGAATATGTAAAAATGTCTGTCCAATAAATATAATTGAAATAAAAGAAACAGAAAATAAAAAAAGTTACCCTGATGGAATATGCGTAATGTGCGGCCTTTGTACAACTGCATGCCCATATGATGCTAGAATATATTTTGACCCAAGTAAACTTAAAAATTCCAAGAACAAAATGCTCATGGAACGATATTCTGCAATTTTTAAACTAATGGGAAAAACTTATGAGTTTAAGGTGCCAAAAACAGATGTAACTATAAAAAATCCTGCCGAAAGAACTATTAGAAAATCTATCAATATAAACCATAATGAATGCAATGAATGTGGAAAGTGCATATATTTATGCCCCAAAAATACAATAATTGAGGGAAAAATGGTAGATGCATGCACTAGGTGTAATTTATGCAGTGATGCATGTCCAGTAAATGCTATCGAGTTTGGTAAAGTAAATGAAAACTGTGTACTATGTGGGAATTGTATTTTAAAATGTCCAAAAGATGTTTTAAAAATTGAAAACTTTAAAATATCAAAAACAAAGGAAGAAATGGCAATAAAACCCGTAAAACATTGCATAAATTGTGGATTATGTGTAGATAAGTGTCCAACTGGTGCTTTGCGATTTAATGCCGGAAAAATTTTATACGATCCAAACACCTGCATACTGTGTAATTTATGTGTTAAAGAATGCCCCAAAAAAGTTAGAATAAATAAAGGTGACCATATTGATGGCGCATGCGTTCTATGTGAGATTTGTATAAATAATTGTCCAAATAATGCAATAGTCGTTAAAGAAGTTTCAAAATTTACTAAAATTGATAAAAAAGAATGTATTGCATGCGGTACGTGTTCAAAAGTCTGTCCAAATAATGCAATTGTTGTAAAAATAAACAGTTTAAATATGAATGGAAATCCAGTCCATTCAGAAGTAATATTTAATGAAAATTGTGTAATGTGTGAAAATTGTGCAATACACTGCCCTAGGGATGTAATTGAAAATACAACAGGCTACAAAAAAATCGTGGATATTGAAAATTCATATATACGGGCAGATTTTGACTACTGTGTTAAATGCGGGCTTTGTAATATTATATGCCCAAATGATGCCGTAGATAAAGGTGAAGTGGATACTAAAAAATGCGAATATTGTTCAGCTTGTGTAAATATTTGTCCAACACATGCACTACATATCTATAGAACATGGAATGAAAAAATAGACTAA
- a CDS encoding Na(+)/H(+) antiporter subunit B, translated as MTQKREIAVALSFVFFGSAIIYSLLNINVVGGVNYIYTQNYVVPNLVTAVLFDWRAFDTLGECMILVTSVLVTGMVFGRGLFGFEFLKDTYEKEQVKTTDTEDEFTSLVKVLAMPFSIILMALGISIILGGHITPGGGFQGGSLIAASYILSIVAFGCKSPIKFKHHFLEKLESFGALLFMSLGFLGILASGYYLLNLTSFSGYPLFFGPLGLENTGIIPYLNIAVGLKVLAGLSTITFLLTGEKVVKDYIIGK; from the coding sequence ATGACACAAAAACGAGAAATTGCAGTAGCATTGTCATTTGTATTTTTTGGATCTGCAATAATTTATTCACTACTTAATATAAACGTGGTGGGGGGAGTAAATTATATCTACACTCAAAATTACGTGGTTCCAAACTTGGTTACAGCAGTACTTTTTGATTGGAGGGCATTTGACACTCTTGGAGAATGTATGATATTAGTAACTTCAGTTTTAGTTACAGGAATGGTTTTTGGAAGGGGGTTATTTGGGTTTGAATTTTTAAAAGACACTTACGAAAAAGAGCAAGTTAAAACTACGGATACTGAAGATGAATTTACATCATTAGTAAAAGTACTTGCAATGCCTTTTAGCATAATACTGATGGCTCTTGGAATTTCAATTATTCTTGGTGGACATATAACTCCAGGCGGAGGATTTCAAGGTGGTTCATTGATTGCAGCATCTTATATACTTAGTATCGTTGCATTTGGGTGCAAATCTCCAATTAAATTTAAACACCATTTTTTAGAAAAACTTGAATCTTTTGGGGCATTACTATTTATGTCACTTGGATTTTTAGGAATTTTGGCTTCAGGATATTATCTTTTAAACTTAACCAGTTTTTCAGGATATCCTTTGTTTTTTGGGCCTTTAGGGCTTGAAAATACGGGAATAATTCCTTATTTAAATATTGCAGTAGGTTTAAAAGTTTTAGCGGGCCTTTCAACAATTACATTCCTATTAACCGGTGAAAAAGTAGTTAAAGACTATATTATCGGTAAGTAG
- the ehbF gene encoding energy conserving hydrogenase EhbF has protein sequence MNLLPLIVVFPMFVAIIFNYLNGKDKLIRPMAFLMALLLLVLPFIGNYGIYNFGAHGLESGLASGISYIYSPMKQLIITVLMLIGSLVLITGLDEKKSSGLTVALMLMGLASVSAVILADDLFNIYVFYEIAAIAQTGLVIASGTEKAYRSAFRYLLLGNFAGSILLLGVAFLLSATGTLNISDMHNFLINNPVTPTIYGGLLMIIIGLCYDSGLPPFHTVKADIYARAKPFIAAMLQTYSKFVLVALMLVIFKIFGGLSYFTNAHGALIAISILGMVFGVVMALLQTDYRKLLAYHAISQGGYVAAGIALGTPLGIVAGIFHAINHVIYKSALFIGAHLVERKKVGNLNALGGLLPVIPTTALMVLCAKLAISGVPPFNGFQSKLLLAEAAMNVNMPELAIIMIMVSIGTFVSMMKAFYLIYLKPCSEDQLNEYKKVKPSKFGIFSLAVLTVLCILLGVYPNLATDLIYPFANEFGRMWTL, from the coding sequence ATGAACTTACTTCCTTTGATAGTAGTTTTTCCAATGTTCGTGGCCATCATATTCAATTATTTAAATGGGAAGGATAAATTAATTCGACCTATGGCATTTTTAATGGCCCTTTTACTACTTGTACTTCCATTTATTGGAAACTATGGAATTTATAATTTTGGAGCCCATGGCTTAGAAAGTGGACTTGCTTCAGGTATTTCTTACATATATAGCCCAATGAAACAGCTTATAATCACCGTTTTAATGTTAATCGGCTCATTAGTTTTGATTACGGGGCTTGATGAAAAAAAATCGAGTGGATTAACAGTTGCATTAATGTTAATGGGTTTAGCAAGTGTTTCAGCAGTTATTTTAGCAGATGATTTATTCAATATATACGTATTCTATGAAATAGCGGCAATTGCCCAAACGGGATTAGTTATTGCTTCTGGAACTGAAAAAGCTTATCGTTCAGCATTTAGATACTTACTTTTAGGAAATTTTGCAGGTTCAATTTTACTACTTGGCGTAGCTTTTTTACTTTCTGCAACAGGAACGTTAAATATTTCAGACATGCACAATTTTTTAATAAATAATCCGGTAACTCCAACAATTTATGGCGGACTTTTAATGATCATAATAGGTTTATGTTATGATAGTGGCCTTCCTCCTTTTCACACTGTAAAAGCGGACATTTATGCACGTGCAAAACCATTTATAGCCGCAATGCTCCAAACATACTCAAAATTTGTTCTTGTAGCATTAATGCTTGTAATTTTTAAAATATTTGGTGGACTTTCATATTTTACAAATGCACACGGGGCTTTAATTGCAATATCAATTCTTGGAATGGTATTTGGTGTAGTAATGGCTCTTTTACAGACAGATTATAGAAAATTGCTTGCATACCACGCAATAAGTCAGGGAGGTTATGTTGCAGCAGGTATTGCACTTGGAACACCTTTAGGAATTGTTGCAGGAATTTTTCACGCAATAAATCACGTTATATATAAGAGTGCTCTTTTCATTGGAGCCCACCTTGTGGAAAGAAAAAAGGTTGGAAATTTAAATGCACTTGGTGGTCTTTTACCCGTAATTCCCACAACTGCACTGATGGTTTTATGTGCAAAACTCGCAATTAGTGGCGTTCCGCCATTTAATGGATTTCAGAGTAAATTACTACTGGCAGAAGCTGCAATGAATGTGAATATGCCCGAACTTGCAATTATAATGATAATGGTAAGTATTGGGACTTTTGTATCCATGATGAAAGCGTTTTATTTGATATATCTAAAACCCTGCAGTGAAGATCAGCTAAATGAATATAAAAAAGTGAAACCTTCGAAATTTGGGATATTTTCACTTGCGGTTTTAACAGTTCTCTGTATTTTATTAGGCGTATACCCAAATCTTGCAACGGATTTAATATACCCCTTCGCAAACGAATTTGGAAGAATGTGGACGTTATAA
- a CDS encoding cation:proton antiporter subunit C, with translation MDLQLASFITAGILIVIGLYGTFFVDNVIKKIIALSALGNGVNLTLIAIGYTGGIVPIKAQEMELALFSMSASYPLPQALVLTNIVIEASMLAIMLGLSIVFYKKYKTLKSSELLKDD, from the coding sequence ATGGACTTACAACTTGCATCCTTTATAACTGCAGGAATTTTAATCGTTATAGGGTTATATGGGACTTTCTTTGTTGATAATGTTATAAAAAAAATCATTGCACTTTCCGCACTTGGAAACGGCGTTAATTTAACGCTAATTGCAATAGGGTATACTGGCGGAATAGTGCCTATAAAAGCTCAGGAAATGGAATTGGCACTCTTTTCAATGAGTGCAAGCTATCCTCTTCCACAAGCCCTCGTTTTAACCAATATAGTTATTGAAGCGTCAATGCTTGCAATAATGCTTGGACTTTCAATAGTTTTTTACAAAAAATACAAAACACTAAAGTCATCAGAACTTTTAAAAGACGATTAA
- a CDS encoding ATP-binding cassette domain-containing protein, translated as MSVRVQNLTKKYGEKVALDNLDFEIKKGEIFGIIGRSGAGKTTLIRILRGVENFDSGNIEVLGRNEDLREITAIHIQRNFALWAEPVIYNIIRKLYAIRTNSDEGLPTEDEMEDYKKDAEEILKLVGLEHKKNAYSNILSGGEKQRLILGRQIAKIYEKGGDGVLLLDEPATMACPASKQLLLDVLKNINEKLGVTIIVTSHLPEIHKYLCNTCILLENGKLKIKGNPELVINEFLKEIPEKYAKKTGPLEEDVIEVSGISKRYYVVNGGETLNLKDISFNVKKKEIISIIGPSGTGKSVILRLLAGLDVPDSGTIKLEGLDLKEFGWNRMELRRRIGIMHQEFSLAHYLTVKELLNYRVGIKSMETLEKAKEKAEEIGISPKVVDGLYQLLDLPETEMKNKLEKMNIPESVVRTLFPPKDIEFDSLDILDALDLNREALLKKPTELSGGERVRVALALQLALKPDILLLDEPFGDLDPITLRDVSNYIKKINDIAETTIVMISHHINLIKEISDRAVLIDEGKLLIVGNTNDVCEKFIERSNSKFMSS; from the coding sequence ATGAGCGTTAGAGTCCAGAATTTAACAAAAAAATACGGTGAAAAGGTAGCTTTAGATAATCTCGATTTTGAAATTAAAAAAGGCGAGATTTTTGGAATTATTGGTCGATCAGGAGCTGGAAAAACAACGCTAATAAGAATTTTGAGGGGAGTTGAAAATTTTGATAGCGGAAATATCGAAGTTTTAGGAAGAAATGAAGATTTAAGGGAAATTACTGCAATTCACATTCAAAGAAATTTCGCATTATGGGCAGAACCTGTAATTTATAACATTATAAGAAAGTTATACGCAATAAGAACTAATTCTGACGAAGGGCTTCCTACCGAAGATGAAATGGAAGATTATAAAAAAGATGCTGAGGAAATTTTGAAGCTTGTTGGTTTAGAACACAAAAAAAATGCTTATTCAAATATACTTAGTGGCGGAGAAAAACAGAGGCTTATTCTTGGAAGACAGATTGCAAAAATATATGAAAAAGGTGGAGATGGCGTACTTTTACTTGATGAACCTGCAACGATGGCTTGTCCTGCATCAAAACAGTTACTTTTAGATGTTTTAAAAAATATAAATGAAAAACTTGGTGTAACCATAATAGTAACTTCCCATCTGCCGGAAATCCATAAATACCTTTGTAATACCTGCATATTACTTGAAAATGGTAAATTAAAAATAAAAGGTAATCCAGAATTGGTTATAAACGAATTTTTAAAAGAAATACCTGAAAAATATGCTAAAAAGACTGGCCCACTTGAAGAGGATGTTATCGAAGTTTCCGGCATTTCAAAAAGATACTACGTTGTAAATGGGGGCGAAACTCTTAATTTAAAAGATATTTCGTTTAACGTTAAAAAAAAGGAAATTATTTCAATAATAGGGCCCAGTGGAACTGGTAAATCCGTTATATTAAGATTACTTGCAGGATTAGACGTTCCTGACTCTGGAACCATTAAACTTGAAGGTCTTGATTTAAAAGAATTTGGCTGGAATAGAATGGAGTTAAGGAGAAGAATTGGAATTATGCATCAAGAATTTTCATTGGCACACTATCTGACAGTAAAAGAGCTTTTAAATTATAGGGTAGGCATAAAAAGTATGGAAACCTTGGAAAAAGCAAAAGAAAAAGCCGAAGAAATTGGAATTTCGCCAAAAGTTGTTGATGGACTATACCAACTTTTAGACCTTCCAGAAACTGAAATGAAAAACAAGCTTGAAAAAATGAATATACCTGAATCAGTTGTTAGAACATTATTTCCTCCAAAAGATATTGAATTTGATTCATTAGACATTTTAGATGCACTTGATTTAAATAGGGAAGCATTATTAAAAAAACCTACAGAATTAAGTGGCGGGGAAAGAGTAAGAGTCGCTTTAGCACTTCAGCTGGCATTGAAACCAGATATACTGTTATTAGACGAACCTTTTGGAGATTTAGACCCTATAACTCTAAGAGACGTTTCAAATTACATTAAAAAAATAAATGACATAGCAGAAACTACAATCGTAATGATAAGTCACCATATTAATTTAATAAAAGAAATAAGCGACAGGGCAGTATTAATTGATGAGGGAAAACTTTTAATTGTTGGGAATACTAATGACGTCTGTGAAAAGTTCATTGAAAGGAGCAATTCAAAATTCATGAGTTCCTAA
- a CDS encoding MJ0307 family thioredoxin: MVKVEVFTSPMCPHCPAAKRVVEEVAKEVSGVEIVLVNVMDNPEKAAELGIMAVPTIAINGEIKFVGAPSKDALRVELTK; encoded by the coding sequence ATGGTAAAAGTTGAAGTATTCACGTCTCCAATGTGCCCACACTGCCCTGCAGCTAAACGAGTTGTTGAGGAAGTTGCAAAAGAAGTATCTGGTGTAGAAATTGTTCTAGTAAATGTTATGGATAATCCTGAAAAAGCAGCAGAACTTGGAATTATGGCAGTACCCACAATTGCAATTAACGGGGAAATCAAATTTGTTGGGGCCCCTTCAAAAGATGCTTTAAGGGTTGAACTTACGAAATAA
- a CDS encoding DUF169 domain-containing protein → MEIQKIKELGLKLQEILGLEKPATAVKLVKSKEEIPNNYTEVENPVRHCEMIQNARTYGKKFYATLEKQACKGGAYAIGILQNPPEALKTGALYYKLGNFETEEAAIKTVQAIPKVKELMYAGIYAPLTETDFEPDAIIVLVTPKKGLMLTQALNYSLGGRFQADFAGIQSLCADAVAAVKTRGVANLTLGCNGSRAYAHIKDEELVFSFPLSDLENVVNALEYFKEKWN, encoded by the coding sequence ATGGAAATTCAAAAAATTAAAGAACTTGGATTAAAACTTCAAGAAATTTTGGGGCTCGAAAAGCCAGCAACAGCGGTAAAACTTGTAAAATCAAAAGAAGAGATTCCAAACAACTATACTGAAGTTGAAAATCCAGTAAGGCACTGCGAAATGATTCAAAATGCACGAACTTATGGTAAAAAATTTTATGCAACACTTGAAAAACAAGCCTGTAAAGGGGGAGCTTATGCAATTGGGATATTACAAAATCCGCCTGAAGCATTAAAAACAGGAGCCTTATATTATAAATTGGGAAATTTTGAAACCGAAGAAGCTGCAATTAAAACGGTTCAGGCAATCCCGAAAGTTAAAGAACTCATGTATGCAGGAATTTACGCCCCCTTAACTGAAACTGATTTTGAACCTGATGCAATTATCGTACTAGTAACCCCTAAAAAAGGATTAATGCTTACACAAGCGTTAAACTACAGTTTAGGCGGGAGATTTCAAGCAGATTTTGCGGGAATTCAGTCTTTATGTGCGGACGCAGTAGCCGCTGTTAAAACTAGGGGCGTTGCAAACTTAACACTTGGATGTAATGGTTCAAGAGCTTATGCACATATTAAAGATGAAGAACTCGTATTTTCATTTCCGCTAAGTGATTTAGAAAATGTAGTTAATGCATTAGAATACTTTAAAGAAAAGTGGAACTAA
- a CDS encoding radical SAM protein — translation MKITLRNPICDELENIVKDLKVIKHCIGCEGLNLKNDDPHHHPTIEITTECNHDCIFCYSKLTSVKAGLYGDLEKFKAVTISQYGEPLIYPEKVKNAIKFVKSKNLRCDLQTNGSLLTESLLKEFKELGLDILMISLSSDNKKSHSILSKEVNFDKILENVKISSNYFHTIVRSVYIPGFNDDELVNLGRILNETNVKEMMIHQLVIHPENLKELETTGNLNEVGKIKDLLLLIQKIKNVAPNLNVTIKGCLLVYLKTMDGFILNSINSDCISEVPTIKREYNPILF, via the coding sequence TTGAAAATAACGTTAAGAAACCCGATTTGTGATGAATTAGAAAATATTGTAAAAGATTTAAAGGTTATAAAGCATTGTATTGGTTGTGAAGGACTAAATTTAAAAAATGACGACCCGCATCACCATCCAACAATCGAAATTACTACTGAATGTAATCACGACTGCATATTTTGCTATTCTAAATTAACAAGTGTAAAAGCTGGACTTTACGGGGATTTAGAAAAATTTAAAGCAGTAACAATAAGCCAGTATGGTGAACCACTAATATATCCTGAAAAGGTAAAAAATGCAATAAAATTTGTAAAATCAAAAAATTTAAGGTGTGATTTACAAACTAACGGGTCTCTTCTAACAGAAAGCCTTTTAAAAGAATTTAAAGAATTAGGTTTAGATATTTTAATGATAAGTCTAAGTTCAGATAATAAAAAAAGCCATTCAATCCTTTCAAAGGAAGTTAATTTTGACAAAATACTTGAAAATGTAAAAATATCTTCAAACTATTTCCATACAATCGTTAGAAGCGTTTATATTCCTGGATTTAATGATGATGAACTAGTAAACCTTGGAAGAATATTAAATGAAACTAATGTAAAAGAGATGATGATACACCAGCTTGTAATACATCCTGAAAATTTAAAAGAATTAGAGACTACTGGAAATTTAAATGAAGTTGGAAAAATAAAAGATTTACTTTTACTTATTCAAAAAATAAAAAACGTAGCTCCAAACTTAAACGTTACTATAAAAGGATGTTTATTGGTTTATCTAAAAACAATGGATGGATTTATATTAAATTCAATAAATAGCGACTGCATATCGGAAGTTCCAACAATTAAAAGAGAATATAATCCCATTTTATTTTAG
- a CDS encoding bifunctional hydroxymethylpyrimidine kinase/phosphomethylpyrimidine kinase, giving the protein MNILSVGGFDPSGGAGIIADVKTIKELNKNPISIISSIIPQNNNKVYLKRDLPKKEIKSQFEAVFEDFNIEYVKTGVMTRECIDVLLNFLKEYDLKIICDPVLKSTTNFEFVDSKLFKKYVKFFEKCYLITPNAGEFEILKRFPENGLKLNLDKLNILITGQTDVLKVNNIENKKGAKETKIPGEYVKKEVHGTGCVYSSAITCFLSERNSFEESIKKAKEFVLGSVIYAEKTKYGYSSNPVWINKDSVEKSVLNAVNLIKKMDFSLIPEVGSNIAESTLLPKSYLDVCAISGKIIKNRLGGHSIVGNVHFGASKHLSRIILSAKEFNPKIRACMNIKYDKPLLKYLKENHASEFKISSFNRKDELKNISMELEITEAFQKYLMKIPYENHFDTSLDIIYDLGENGNEPMIRILGQNSLEIVEKLLKIEKISKNL; this is encoded by the coding sequence ATGAATATTCTTTCGGTTGGAGGTTTTGACCCAAGTGGAGGTGCAGGAATAATTGCTGACGTAAAAACGATAAAAGAATTAAATAAAAACCCGATTTCAATAATTTCTTCAATAATTCCCCAAAATAATAATAAAGTTTATTTAAAAAGAGATTTGCCAAAAAAAGAAATAAAATCACAGTTTGAGGCAGTTTTTGAAGATTTTAATATTGAATATGTAAAAACGGGAGTAATGACTCGAGAATGTATTGATGTTCTTTTAAATTTTTTGAAAGAATATGATTTAAAAATAATTTGTGATCCGGTTTTAAAGTCAACCACCAATTTTGAATTTGTAGATTCCAAACTATTTAAAAAATACGTAAAATTTTTTGAAAAATGCTACCTAATTACACCAAATGCGGGAGAATTTGAAATTTTAAAAAGATTCCCTGAAAACGGTTTGAAATTAAATTTAGATAAATTAAATATTCTTATTACTGGACAAACTGACGTTTTAAAAGTAAATAATATTGAAAATAAAAAAGGAGCTAAAGAGACTAAAATTCCTGGTGAATATGTAAAAAAAGAAGTTCATGGAACAGGATGTGTTTATTCTTCTGCAATAACTTGTTTTTTATCGGAAAGAAACTCTTTTGAAGAATCCATTAAAAAAGCAAAAGAATTTGTGCTTGGTTCAGTTATATATGCTGAAAAAACCAAATACGGGTACAGTTCAAATCCAGTGTGGATAAATAAGGATTCGGTTGAAAAAAGTGTTTTAAATGCAGTAAATCTGATTAAAAAAATGGATTTTTCACTAATTCCTGAAGTTGGTTCAAATATTGCAGAAAGTACGCTTTTACCAAAGAGTTATCTTGATGTATGTGCAATATCTGGCAAGATTATAAAAAACAGGCTTGGTGGCCACAGTATTGTTGGAAACGTCCATTTTGGAGCATCAAAACATCTTTCACGGATAATTCTTTCTGCAAAAGAATTCAATCCTAAAATCAGGGCCTGTATGAATATAAAATACGATAAACCACTTTTAAAATATTTAAAAGAAAATCATGCATCAGAATTTAAAATTTCTTCTTTTAATAGGAAAGATGAACTAAAAAATATTTCTATGGAATTAGAGATTACAGAAGCATTTCAAAAATACCTTATGAAAATACCTTATGAAAATCATTTCGATACATCTTTAGATATAATATATGATTTAGGTGAAAATGGTAATGAACCAATGATTAGAATATTGGGTCAAAATTCATTAGAAATTGTTGAAAAGCTCTTAAAAATAGAAAAAATAAGTAAAAATCTTTAA
- a CDS encoding methionine adenosyltransferase produces MANIVVKKLERTPIDETPVEIVERKGIGHPDSICDGIAESVSVALCKMYKEKLGVVLHHNTDQVELVGGYAYPKLGGGCMINPIYVLLSGRATAEVLDKETGKIVKLPVNTTAVNAAREYLKKALRNIDLEKDVVVDCRIGQGSVDLVEVFDRKRSEIPHANDTSFGVGHAPLSTTEKIVLETEKLLNSAELKAIVPGVGEDIKVMGLREGKKITLTIAMAVVDKYADSLEEYEKVKEMAHKKVVENAQKYLNGHELEVFINTADDEECIFLTVTGTSAEMGDDGSVGRGNRANGLITPFRPMSMEATSGKNPINHIGKIYNILSNIIASDVAELEEVKECQIRILSQIGKPITEPKILSIEVIPENGFTLDDVTKKATEVAEKWLDNIQNVTEKIVEGKVTTF; encoded by the coding sequence TTGGCAAATATTGTAGTTAAAAAATTAGAACGAACCCCAATTGACGAAACCCCTGTAGAAATCGTAGAAAGAAAGGGAATCGGGCACCCTGACAGTATCTGCGATGGCATTGCAGAAAGTGTTAGCGTTGCATTGTGTAAGATGTACAAAGAAAAACTAGGTGTAGTTTTACACCACAATACTGATCAAGTTGAGCTTGTTGGAGGTTATGCATACCCAAAACTTGGTGGCGGCTGTATGATAAACCCAATTTACGTTTTACTTTCCGGAAGAGCTACTGCGGAAGTATTGGATAAAGAAACTGGAAAAATTGTTAAATTGCCTGTTAACACTACTGCAGTAAATGCTGCAAGAGAGTATTTAAAAAAAGCTTTAAGAAATATTGACCTTGAAAAAGACGTTGTTGTAGATTGTAGAATTGGACAAGGCTCAGTTGACTTAGTTGAAGTATTTGATAGAAAAAGAAGTGAAATTCCACACGCAAATGATACTTCATTTGGCGTAGGTCATGCTCCACTTAGTACTACTGAAAAAATCGTTTTAGAAACTGAAAAGTTATTAAATAGTGCTGAATTGAAAGCAATTGTCCCCGGAGTTGGTGAAGATATCAAAGTCATGGGACTTAGGGAAGGTAAAAAAATTACATTAACTATTGCAATGGCAGTTGTAGATAAATACGCAGACTCCCTTGAAGAATATGAAAAAGTAAAAGAAATGGCCCACAAAAAAGTTGTTGAAAATGCTCAAAAATACTTAAACGGTCATGAGTTAGAAGTATTTATAAACACTGCGGATGATGAAGAGTGTATTTTCCTAACAGTCACTGGAACTTCTGCAGAAATGGGTGACGATGGATCCGTGGGTAGAGGAAACCGAGCTAATGGACTTATTACTCCATTTAGGCCTATGAGTATGGAAGCTACAAGTGGTAAAAACCCGATAAATCATATTGGAAAAATCTACAATATTTTATCAAATATCATCGCATCAGACGTTGCAGAACTTGAAGAAGTAAAAGAATGCCAGATAAGGATTTTAAGCCAAATCGGTAAACCAATTACTGAACCAAAAATCTTAAGTATTGAAGTTATTCCAGAAAACGGATTTACATTAGACGACGTTACTAAAAAAGCTACAGAAGTAGCAGAAAAATGGCTTGACAATATTCAAAACGTAACTGAAAAAATTGTCGAAGGAAAAGTAACTACCTTTTAA